A segment of the Candidatus Poribacteria bacterium genome:
CAACAGTGTATGAAGATGAACACGTCTTGGCTTTTATGGATATTGCCCCCGCAAACCCGGGGCATACCCTCATTATACCAAAGCAACACTATCGAAATATCTATGATATCCCTGTAGAAATAGGCAGTAAAATTATGCAAGCCTCGATTCCGCTCGCAAACGCGATCCGAGCGGCATTGAACACTGATGGGCTTAATCTCGTTCAGTCGAATGAAGCCGCAGGGTTTCAGACCGTTTTTCATTTCCATCTCCACCTCGTCCCGCGATGGGAAGGCGACCCGCTCCGGTTACCCTGGCGACCGAGTGAAGGGGATATGGAGGAAATCGGCAACATTGCAGCAAAAATTCGAGAAGCTTTGTAGAACCGAAAGGAAGAATTAAAAATATGAACATCTTGATTACCTCCGCTGGTTCTGAACTGGCACGCAACGTAGCGGGAGCATTGGCGGAAGAACACACACTCCGCTTGACAGAGTTGTATCCCGTTGACACTGTTGAAGGAACGTTCGTGCAAAGCGAACTTGGACACGACGAGTCAACCAACGAACTGGTGCGCGGCATAGATACCATTATCCACATCGCCGAGATACCGTCTGATCTCCTGGTTTCCGAAGCTGACCAACCCGACAATTACGCTATCGATTATCAGACGCGTTGCACTTATAACCTACTGATGGCAGCATCGGAAGAAGGCGTAAAACATGCCATTTACGCAAGCACACTCCGCCTTTTTGAGCAACATGGTGAAGACTGGACGGTTACAGAGAGTTGGCGACCTCGTCCATCTGTCGATAGTTTCGTGCTTTCAAAGCATCTTGGCGAGTTCACGTGTAGAGAATTCGGTCGCGAGGGCAAGCTCAATGTGACGTGCCTTCGCCTCGGTAATCTCGGTACTGTAGATGCTGCCGTAACCGCCGAACCGGATTCAATGTGGCTTGAGATGAACGATGCTGTCACCGCCTTTCAAGGAGCACTTGAATCTTCCTCGCCGTGGCGAATCTTTCACATCCAGTCAGAGTTTCCTGGCTCCCGTTTTTCCATCGGGAAAGCCAAAGGGCATCTGCAGTTCAATCC
Coding sequences within it:
- a CDS encoding NAD(P)-dependent oxidoreductase, with product MNILITSAGSELARNVAGALAEEHTLRLTELYPVDTVEGTFVQSELGHDESTNELVRGIDTIIHIAEIPSDLLVSEADQPDNYAIDYQTRCTYNLLMAASEEGVKHAIYASTLRLFEQHGEDWTVTESWRPRPSVDSFVLSKHLGEFTCREFGREGKLNVTCLRLGNLGTVDAAVTAEPDSMWLEMNDAVTAFQGALESSSPWRIFHIQSEFPGSRFSIGKAKGHLQFNPQFVP
- a CDS encoding HIT family protein, with the translated sequence MDCIFCSIVAGNIPATTVYEDEHVLAFMDIAPANPGHTLIIPKQHYRNIYDIPVEIGSKIMQASIPLANAIRAALNTDGLNLVQSNEAAGFQTVFHFHLHLVPRWEGDPLRLPWRPSEGDMEEIGNIAAKIREAL